In Vibrio lentus, a single genomic region encodes these proteins:
- the rpoZ gene encoding DNA-directed RNA polymerase subunit omega has translation MARVTVQDAVEKVGNRFDLVLIAARRARQMQTGGKDSLVPEENDKPTVIALREIEEGLITKDVLDARERQEQQEQEAAELAAVSSIAHTR, from the coding sequence ATGGCACGCGTAACTGTTCAAGACGCTGTTGAAAAAGTTGGCAACCGTTTCGACCTAGTTCTTATTGCGGCTCGCCGCGCACGTCAAATGCAAACTGGCGGCAAAGATTCACTAGTGCCTGAAGAAAACGATAAGCCAACGGTTATCGCTCTTCGCGAAATCGAAGAAGGTCTTATCACTAAAGACGTACTAGATGCTCGTGAGCGTCAAGAGCAACAAGAGCAAGAAGCGGCTGAACTTGCAGCAGTAAGCAGCATCGCTCACACTCGTTAG
- the spoT gene encoding bifunctional GTP diphosphokinase/guanosine-3',5'-bis pyrophosphate 3'-pyrophosphohydrolase: MYLFDSLKDVAQEYLTEPQIEALRQSYVVARDAHEGQTRSSGEPYIIHPVAVSRILAEMRLDIETLQAALLHDVIEDCDVTKEDLEEKFGNTVAELVDGVSKLDKLKFRDRKEAQAENFRKMVLAMVQDIRVILIKLADRTHNMRTLGALRPDKKRRIARETLEIYSPLAHRLGIHNIKTELEELGFEALYPNRYRVLRNVVKAARGNRKEMIQRIHSEIEGRLEEVGLSARVVGREKNLFSIYNKMKTKEQRFHTIMDIYAFRVVVDTPDTCYRALGQAHSLYKPRPGRMKDYIAVPKANGYQSLHTSMIGPHGVPVEVQIRTEDMEQMADKGVAAHWSYKGSGSRSSNGTTAQVKAQRWMQSLLELQQSAGNSFEFIENVKSDLFPDEIFVFTPKGRIVELPAGATAVDFAYAVHTDVGNMCVGARVDMNPYPLSKSLKNGQTIEIISAPGARPNAAWLNYVVTSRARTKIRQVLKTMRREESITLGRRLLNHALGEHSIADIGQENLEHVLSDLRLNSVEDLLASIGLGELMSIVIARRLLGDADELTEVEHNSDTPRKKLPIRGAEGLLLTFANCCHPIPDDHIIAHVSPGRGLVVHRETCPNVRGYQKEPDKYMAVEWSDDYDQEFTAELQVELQNHQGALAELTNVISKTGSNIHGISTEERDGRLYTVTILLTTKDRVHLASIMKKLRVMPHALKVRRRKN; encoded by the coding sequence TTGTATCTATTCGATAGCCTCAAAGACGTTGCCCAAGAATACCTAACAGAGCCTCAAATAGAGGCTCTGCGTCAATCTTATGTGGTAGCGAGAGACGCCCATGAAGGGCAAACCCGTTCAAGCGGTGAACCATACATTATCCACCCTGTAGCTGTTTCAAGAATCCTGGCAGAAATGCGTCTGGATATCGAAACCCTACAAGCAGCCTTGCTTCATGATGTCATCGAAGATTGTGATGTCACTAAAGAAGATCTCGAGGAAAAGTTCGGCAATACCGTTGCTGAATTGGTTGATGGTGTATCTAAGCTGGATAAGCTTAAATTTCGTGATCGCAAAGAAGCGCAAGCAGAGAACTTCCGTAAGATGGTTCTCGCCATGGTGCAAGACATCCGCGTTATCTTGATCAAATTAGCTGACCGTACTCACAACATGCGTACGCTTGGGGCACTTCGTCCTGATAAAAAGCGTCGTATCGCTCGTGAAACCCTAGAGATCTATTCTCCGCTCGCTCATCGCCTTGGTATTCATAACATCAAGACTGAGCTAGAAGAGTTGGGCTTTGAAGCCCTTTATCCTAACCGTTATCGCGTACTCAGAAATGTAGTGAAAGCTGCTCGTGGTAACCGTAAGGAAATGATCCAACGTATCCATAGCGAAATTGAAGGCCGTCTCGAAGAAGTCGGTTTGTCTGCTCGCGTCGTGGGTCGTGAAAAGAACTTGTTCTCAATCTATAACAAGATGAAAACCAAAGAACAGCGCTTTCACACCATTATGGACATCTACGCTTTCCGCGTAGTGGTTGATACCCCAGACACTTGTTATCGAGCACTTGGTCAGGCTCACAGCTTGTACAAGCCACGCCCGGGCCGCATGAAAGATTACATTGCGGTACCAAAAGCCAACGGCTACCAATCTCTTCATACGTCAATGATCGGCCCTCACGGGGTACCTGTAGAGGTTCAGATCCGTACCGAAGATATGGAGCAAATGGCCGACAAAGGTGTCGCGGCGCACTGGTCTTATAAAGGCAGTGGCTCACGCAGTAGCAATGGGACAACCGCACAGGTTAAAGCACAGCGTTGGATGCAGAGCTTACTTGAGCTTCAACAAAGCGCGGGTAACTCATTCGAATTCATTGAAAACGTTAAATCTGATCTGTTCCCAGATGAGATCTTCGTGTTCACGCCAAAAGGTCGCATCGTCGAACTTCCTGCGGGTGCAACAGCGGTCGATTTTGCTTACGCGGTACATACCGATGTCGGCAACATGTGTGTAGGTGCTCGTGTCGACATGAACCCTTACCCACTCAGCAAGTCGCTTAAGAACGGTCAAACGATTGAGATCATCAGTGCTCCGGGCGCACGTCCGAATGCTGCATGGCTCAACTACGTAGTGACCTCACGCGCACGTACTAAGATCCGTCAGGTTCTGAAAACAATGCGCCGCGAAGAGTCGATTACGCTGGGTCGCCGTCTACTGAATCACGCACTTGGTGAACACTCTATTGCCGATATCGGCCAAGAAAATCTCGAGCATGTACTGTCAGACCTACGCTTAAACAGCGTTGAAGACTTACTCGCATCGATTGGCCTTGGTGAACTGATGAGTATCGTGATTGCACGTCGCCTATTAGGTGATGCAGACGAACTGACGGAAGTAGAACACAACAGCGACACACCGAGGAAGAAATTGCCTATCCGTGGTGCTGAAGGTCTACTACTGACATTCGCGAACTGTTGTCACCCGATTCCAGACGATCACATCATTGCCCATGTATCTCCAGGTCGTGGTCTTGTGGTTCACCGTGAAACGTGTCCAAACGTTCGTGGTTACCAGAAAGAACCAGACAAATACATGGCGGTTGAATGGTCTGACGATTACGACCAAGAGTTCACAGCTGAACTTCAGGTCGAACTGCAGAACCATCAAGGTGCACTGGCTGAGTTAACGAACGTTATCTCAAAGACTGGCTCTAACATTCACGGTATTTCAACCGAAGAACGTGACGGACGCCTGTACACAGTGACTATCTTGCTGACCACTAAAGATCGTGTTCACCTTGCAAGTATTATGAAAAAGCTACGTGTGATGCCACACGCACTGAAAGTAAGACGTCGCAAGAACTAG